Genomic window (Ureibacillus composti):
TGCATCTGTTACAATTACGGATGGAATTAGAAATAGATGGAGGAATCAGCATGAAAATTCTACTCGTTGATGGGACGATGTTTGGCGCAAAAACTGGCGCAGTTTTGCGACAAGTTGAACAATATATAAAGGAATTTAACAGTGACTTAGAGCTTGAAATTCTATATTTTTCGGATTTAAAACATCAAATTTTGGATGGCAGTCAGTTAAATGAAGATATGAAAATGATGATTCAAAAATTTGAAGAAGCAGATGGCTACATCATTTCAACACCAATTTTCCAAGCATCTATTCCAGGGGTGCTAAAAAATGCTTTTGATATGATTTCGCCAAAAGCTATGCGATATAAGCCAGTTTCAATCGTAGCAAACGGTGGCACTTATCAACATCATTTAGTCGTTGAGAATCAATTAAAACCGATTCTTGATTACTTCCGTTGTTTAGTCACACCAAACTATGTATATACACAAAATTCTCACTATGATGAAAACAATCACATTATCGATCAAGATATTCACGAACGTTTAAGAGAATTAGCTCGCGTATTCGTACAATACTGCAAATTAAGTGAATCCTTACCGAAAACACCAATCGATAATCATTAATATGATGAAAAAGGGACTACTCTTCCAGTGACGAAGGGTAGTCCTTTTTTTCTAAAGAAGCTGTTAATTCTACTTAATTGTTAAGCCAGTGTAAATATTAGGTTAAGTAATCTTGAATCTTATTGAATAGATGATAGATATTGTCTATATTAACCTGTATATACATTAAGTCTGGCCATTAAAAAAATATTAATGGAGTCTTGTAACTATTGTTGAGGCGGTGTAGTAAAATTGAATTTGCAGCAATTAAAAGTATTTGTTCAAACAGTACAATTAGGAAAACTGAGTGTAGTAGCCGAACAACTAAATATAAAACAGCCTACTGTCACATTTCATCTAAAATCTTTACAGGAAAAGATTGGGGTTCCGCTATTTGACGATACACAAAGTAAACAATGGCTGTTAACAGATGCAGGAAAAGACTTCTATTATTATGCATTGAAAATTGTGCACCTGCTAGAAGAGTCAGAGCAGGTAATTGACCAATATCGCAATAATAAAAAAGGGAAGCTTCAACTTGGAGCTAGCCAAATTACTGCTTCTTATTTATTACCACCTGTACTTGCACAGTTTCAAAAAGAAAACGAGGAAGTTTATATTTCATTAGATGTAAACAAAACTCCGTTAATTATTGATAAAGTGAAAAGTTATGAACTAGATTTAGGAATTATTGCATTTGGTGACTTATATGACCGGGATTTAAGTGTAGAACGGTTAATTGAGGATGAACTCGTTCTTGTTATGCATCCTGACCATCCATTAGGAAATCAGGAAATAATGGCACCTGAGGATTTAACGAACTATCCTTTTATGCTTCTAGAAAGGCAATCTGTTAGTCATCTTCTAGCTGATAAATGGATGTATGCCAATAAAATTGAATTAAACGTAAAGATGGAAATCGGATCAATTGAAACAATAAAGGCAGCCGTAGAGATTGATAGTGGACTAGCAATCTTGCCAAGGATTACAGTTGAGAAAGAATATAGTGAAGGACGACTAAAGATCAGGCCTTTACCTAATTACGAAAATGAAAAACATATTTATCTAATTTATCGTAATGAACAACACATGAATCCTATGCTTCAAAAATTTATTAATTATTTTAAGGAAATGTTCAAACCAGTAGTAGGTGTCAATTAGAAGAGAGGCCGGGACATAAGTAGAATTTTTAAGGAAAGCCACTATTATCTTTAATAAGATATTGATACTTTATAGTTTGAGAGCAATAAGTGGTTAGCCATTCTCCAGAAACCGCGGCCTACCACTGTAAGCCGCGCCAGTTTCCGGAAAGTTTAGAAGGACAAATTTTTATGTGAGCGGACCTAACAGAAAGCACAAAGACAAGTCGTAAAGACACGTACAACGTGGCTTTACGGCTTGTGTGCTTAGTCCGCTCTCACCGGATACTTTATAAGATTCAGTAATAGAATTAACAGCAAAAAAACATCAGTTTTCTCCTTTTGAGAAACTGATGTTTTTTGGATTTGTCCCAGCCTCTTTCTTACGATTAGTCAAGTATATTTATTTAAATTCTTTTATGTTTTATGATTTAGTTGTAGTTGGGAGGGGTACCCCTCCCAACTACAACTAAATTTTCGCATACCAAAAAGACCTAACGTTTTTTCATTTTTTCGAAAGGTCATTTATGCTATAGTAAATGTATTCGATTATATTTAGTTTGTGGCTGTTTCATAATCGTAAAGAATGCCATGTGTCAGTAACTGAAACGTCACTTTCAGAAACTTATTGATACATGCGATAATCGCAACCTTATGAGGCTTTCTCTGAGGTTGCGTTTTTAATTTATAATAATAATCCACAAAATGATTATGTTTTTGTTTTAACATAAGCATCGCTTGTATCGTAAAATATAAAATTTTCCGCAGATGTTTATTCCCTCGTTTATTGATACGGTCACGGTACTGGGTATTCCCCGATTGATAACGCATAATATCTATTCCTACATACGCATTTAATTGTTTCGCATTTTTAAAGCGACGAATATCACCCATTTCACCAATGATTCTACAAGCAGTTGAATCGCCAATACCAGGAATCGAGCGTAATACGAGATATTCTTTACGTTCTTTCGATAATTCTGCCATCAATTTTATCAGTGCTTCCTTCTTTTCTTTTAAAGCTGAGATTCGAGCTGCGTAATCTCGTACTTGATCACATCGAACATCTGTCGCCTTAATCGCCGGATAACTATTTTCAGCTGTTTCTAATAACGTGATTGCTTTTTTCTCTGCACGATCTAAAGATAGATTTTTTTGCGTATTTGCCTTTAATCGATTTTTAATAATTGTTTTCGAATGGGCTAATACAAGTGCTGGATGAGGGTAGAGTTGCACGATGTTTAAAAACAGTGCTGAATTCGGTGTCAGTAACTTTTCTAATTCTGGAAAACTCATCTGTAAAATCGAATGCATTCGACTTTTTAGTAAAATCATTTCTTCATCGATTTCATCGTAATATCTTGTCAGTGCACGCATCTGTTCGTAGTACTCTTCTTGTATATATGTAGATTCACGTTCCATTTTAAAATGCGTTTTCGCAAGCTCATGAGCATCACTCATATCCGTTTTATGTCGTCGCATCTTCGCCATCTGTAAATTCGCTTCAAGTGGATTCATGCGGCTGTATGTATATCCATAATCTTTGAAAAACGCTTCGACAGGTTTTGAATAGACACCCGTTGCTTCAAAAACAATCTCCGGTGCTTGTCCATCTAGCTTGATGATTTCTTCGATACGTTCATGTAATCGGTCAAAATCTACACGTGTATGATGTAATTCACCTTCAAATTCACAGCGACAATAGCGATCGTAAATGACCATTGTACTTTTTCCTTTACTGACATCTAATGCAATGACATGTTTCATACATATCCTCCTTTTTAGCCAATCATAGAAGTCTTCACAGTGCCTTATCGATTCCACTTTCTTATACACGATCTCTTGGACCCAACATACTAAACTGATTCACATAAGGGTATGAAGTTAGCCGGTTTTTAATACGGATTCAAAATGATCCCAGAGGCTGGTCGACTTTCCTTCACTTCTACTATAAAAAATAGTAGCACAAACCATGGCCTCGGTTTGTGCTACTAATGTTAGTATGTTTACTATGAAAAAAGAGCGCCTAATTAGCGCTCTAAATTTTTATATTGTAGCCTCAGTGGACTCTTTTTCCTTTTCAGATGTCACAAGTGCAAAACGTTCCCATTTTCGACTCTTCCATCTAAACAATACAATAATTGCACGTGTCCACTCATCTGCAGAAATCGCTAGCCAAACCCCGACTAATCCTAAATCAAAGACGAACACCAATAAATACCCAAGTGGTAAGCTCATACATACCATCGATAAAAATCCTATTTTCACAGGGAATCGAGCATCCCCAGCAGCACGCAATGTATTGATAATTGTAATGTTAATGGTACGTCCTGTCTCAAGAAAAATACTTAGTAACAGAACAGAAGCACCGATTTTAATTACTTCTGGACTATTAGTAAACAGGTCCATTAAAGGTACACGGAACACGATGACAATCGCTACCATCACAAGTGTTGCAATAATCGCGATTTTTACACTAAGCCATAGTTGTTTGTATGCGGCATCTTTTTCACCGGCTCCAACATAACGGCCGACAATAATGGAAGTACCCATCCCAATTGCCATTGCAAAGAGATACGTAAACATAGAAATATTATTTGCATACTGTCTAGCAGCAAGTGCTTCTGAACCAAGATATGTTACGTAATATAAGAACACGATCTGACACACTTGATATAGAATTTGCTCAAGGGCACTCGGTAGACCGATGTATAAAATTTTCCGAACATATTCTTTTGATAATGTTAAGAAATCGTTCATTTTTACTTTTATCTCTAGCGCTTGATAATAGAGCCAGAAGAACACAAATACCGCAATTAATCGGCTTACAACTGATGAAATCGCTGCACCTTGAACACCCAACTC
Coding sequences:
- a CDS encoding NADPH-dependent FMN reductase; this translates as MKILLVDGTMFGAKTGAVLRQVEQYIKEFNSDLELEILYFSDLKHQILDGSQLNEDMKMMIQKFEEADGYIISTPIFQASIPGVLKNAFDMISPKAMRYKPVSIVANGGTYQHHLVVENQLKPILDYFRCLVTPNYVYTQNSHYDENNHIIDQDIHERLRELARVFVQYCKLSESLPKTPIDNH
- a CDS encoding LysR family transcriptional regulator, whose translation is MNLQQLKVFVQTVQLGKLSVVAEQLNIKQPTVTFHLKSLQEKIGVPLFDDTQSKQWLLTDAGKDFYYYALKIVHLLEESEQVIDQYRNNKKGKLQLGASQITASYLLPPVLAQFQKENEEVYISLDVNKTPLIIDKVKSYELDLGIIAFGDLYDRDLSVERLIEDELVLVMHPDHPLGNQEIMAPEDLTNYPFMLLERQSVSHLLADKWMYANKIELNVKMEIGSIETIKAAVEIDSGLAILPRITVEKEYSEGRLKIRPLPNYENEKHIYLIYRNEQHMNPMLQKFINYFKEMFKPVVGVN
- a CDS encoding IS110 family transposase, translating into MKHVIALDVSKGKSTMVIYDRYCRCEFEGELHHTRVDFDRLHERIEEIIKLDGQAPEIVFEATGVYSKPVEAFFKDYGYTYSRMNPLEANLQMAKMRRHKTDMSDAHELAKTHFKMERESTYIQEEYYEQMRALTRYYDEIDEEMILLKSRMHSILQMSFPELEKLLTPNSALFLNIVQLYPHPALVLAHSKTIIKNRLKANTQKNLSLDRAEKKAITLLETAENSYPAIKATDVRCDQVRDYAARISALKEKKEALIKLMAELSKERKEYLVLRSIPGIGDSTACRIIGEMGDIRRFKNAKQLNAYVGIDIMRYQSGNTQYRDRINKRGNKHLRKILYFTIQAMLMLKQKHNHFVDYYYKLKTQPQRKPHKVAIIACINKFLKVTFQLLTHGILYDYETATN
- a CDS encoding MATE family efflux transporter, translated to MSEAIQNPKDRLSLFHLTWPIFLEIFLFMLMGIADTFMLSAVSDDAVSGVGTANQYIHIAILILEVVGNGAAIVVSQYLGSRRYLEATKISALAVSLNLCVGLLMSIVFLVFSNQLMVMMNLQGDVLTYAQGYLIIVGGGIFLQAVINSLAAVIRVHGLTKQTMYVSLGMNIIHVVGNYVLIFGHFGAPELGVQGAAISSVVSRLIAVFVFFWLYYQALEIKVKMNDFLTLSKEYVRKILYIGLPSALEQILYQVCQIVFLYYVTYLGSEALAARQYANNISMFTYLFAMAIGMGTSIIVGRYVGAGEKDAAYKQLWLSVKIAIIATLVMVAIVIVFRVPLMDLFTNSPEVIKIGASVLLLSIFLETGRTINITIINTLRAAGDARFPVKIGFLSMVCMSLPLGYLLVFVFDLGLVGVWLAISADEWTRAIIVLFRWKSRKWERFALVTSEKEKESTEATI